The following proteins are encoded in a genomic region of Clarias gariepinus isolate MV-2021 ecotype Netherlands chromosome 12, CGAR_prim_01v2, whole genome shotgun sequence:
- the LOC128534527 gene encoding NACHT, LRR and PYD domains-containing protein 12-like, which produces MDPPILGTNSVSPPSNSSKHQEKRCESPAPSCISLMSHESMDPPLTFKDGNFILHSVLQKERDRIEKNLITDTGYDSESAAVNKFQKKYKLSLIKKFQFLNGVILNQRNETLLNEIYTELYITEGDSGNVNNEHEVRQIEAASIKTEETPIKCNDIFKALFKQEEPIRTVLTKGVAGIGKTVSVQKFILDWAEEKANQDVHLIFPLPFRELNLMKDKKMSLMELLHVFFEETKEKEMSNLVKVLFIFDGLDECRFPLNFQKTVRVCDVTESASVPVLLINLIKGNLLPSALIWITSRPAAADQIPSECVHRVTEVRGFNDSQKEEYFRKRISDQSLANNIITHLKSLRSLYIMCHIPVFCWISAAVLERMLGEAERGEIPKTLTQMYTHFLIIQTNIIREKYLKKQESDKEMIFKLGQLAFKQLKKGNLIFYNEDLRECGIDVREAAVYSGVCTQIFREEFGLHQSKVYCFVHLSIQEHLAALYVHLMFRMKKRNVLKKSQDTNKNKKEITIIDVHKCAINEALESQTGHLDIFLRFLLGFLLMSNQKLLHTLIPQAGSGSQSTEETVQYVKKKISSERSIEKSISLFHCLNELGDHSLLEELQRYLKSEKQSELSSSQWSALVFVLLTSAQELEEFDLSKYFSPDKITETVLLKLMPVIAASKKAIIRCEKVEVESCSALVSALNSETSSLRELRLTVKKMDLTQTKIGDLEVNTFSAVLENPHCNVKSLSLRECGVSAENCVALISALKSNPSHLRELDLSNNKVGDSGVKCLSAVLENPHCKLETLRLRECGVSDEGCAALTSALRSNPSHLRHIELTSNNLGDSGLKCISAVLENPHCKLEELGLWDCGVSDEGCAALMSALRSNPSHLRELELSINNFRDSGVKCIVAVLENPKCKLETLWLWGCGVSDEGCAALTSALRSNPSHLRKLSLSNNNVGDSGIKCFSAVLEDPDCKLETLRLYKCGVSDEGCAALTSALRSNPSHLRELNLSQNNVGDSGVKCLCAVLENPHCKLQKLWLCECGVSDEGVASLTLALRSNPSHLRELNLSNNKIGDSGKKLLSDFKEDGHYKLQTLWLS; this is translated from the exons ATGGACCCACCTATTCTGGGCACAAACAGTGTTTCCCCACCCTCAAACAGCAG TAAACATCAGGAAAAGAGATGCGAATCACCAGCGCCCAGCTGTATTTCTTTGATGAGTCATGAGTCTATGGATCCCCCTTTGACATTTAAAGATGGAAACTTTATTCTACACAG TGTTCTACAGAAGGAAAGAGACAGAATAGAAAAAAACCTCATCACAGACACAGG ATACGACTCAGAATCTGCTGCTGTAAATAAATTCCAGAAAAAGTATAAATTGAGTCTGATAAAGaagtttcagtttttaaatggaGTAATACTAAACCAAAGAAATGAAACACTTCTGAATgagatctacacagagctctacatcacagaggGAGACAGTGGAAATGTCAATAatgaacatgaggtgagacagattGAGGCAGCATCcataaaaacagaagaaacGCCAATCAAATGCAATGACATCTTTAAGGCCTTATTTAAACAAGAAGAACCCATCAGAACTGTGCTGACAAAGGGAGTTGCTGGCATCGGAAAAactgtctctgtgcagaagtttATTCTGGACTGGGCTGAAGAGAAAGCAAATCAGGACGTCCACCTCATATTTCCACTTCCTTTCAGAGAGCTGAATTTGATGAAGGACAAGAAAATGAGTCTGATGGAGCTCCTTCATGTCTTTTttgaagaaacaaaagaaaaagaaatgtccaATTTGGTAAAGGtcctgtttatttttgatgGACTGGACGAGTGTCGTTTTCCTCTAAATTTTCAGaagacagtgagagtgtgtgatgtaactgaatCAGCATCAGTGCCTGTTCTGCTGATAAACCTGATCAAAGGGaatctgcttccctctgctctcatctggatcacctcccgacctgcagcagctgatcaaatcccctctgagtgtgtccatcgagtcacagaggtacgagggttcaatgactcacagaaggaggagtacttcaggaagaggatcagtgatcagagcctggccaataacatcatcacacacctgaagtcattaaggagcctctacatcatgtgtcacatcccagtcttctgctggatttcagccgctgttctagagagaatgttgggtgaagcagagagaggagagatccccaagactctgactcaaatgtacacacacttcctcatcaTTCAGACAAACATCATAAGAGAAAAGTATTTAAAGAAGCAGGAGAGTGATAAAGAAATGATTTTTAAACTGGGACAACTGGCTTTTAAGCAGCTGAAGAAAGGGAACCTGATCTTCTATAATgaagacctgagagagtgtggcattgatgtgagagaagcagcagtgtactcaggtgtgtgtacgcagatcttcagagaggagtttggGCTTCACCAGAGTAAAGTGTACTGCTTTGTTCATCTGAGCATTCAGGAACACCTCGCAGCTCTGTAtgtgcacctgatgttcaggaTGAAGAAGAGAAATGTTCTTAAAAAGAGCCAAGACACAAACAAGAACAAGAAAGAAATTACAATTATAGATGTACACAAGTGTGCTATAAATGAAGCTTTAGAAAGTCAGACTGGACATCTGGATATTTTTCTTCGGTTTCTTTTAGGTTTCTTACTGATGTCTAATCAGAAACTGTTACACACATTAATACCACAGGCAGGAAGTGGCTCCCAGAGCACAGAGGAAACAGTCCAGTATGTAAAGAAGAAGATCAGTTCAGAGCGTTCTATAGAGAAATCCATCAGtctgttccactgtctgaatgaaCTGGGTGATCATTCCCTACTGGAGGAACTCCAACGCTACCTGAAATCTGAAAAACAAAGTGAACTCTCTTCATCACAGTGGtctgctctggtgtttgtgttactgacatCAGCACAGGAGCTGGAAGAGTTTGATCTGAGTAAATATTTCAGTCCAGATAAGATAACAGAAACTGTTCTTTTGAAGCTGATGCCTGTGATTGCAGCATCCAAAAAAGCAAT tatCAGGTGTGAAAAAGTTGAAGtggaaagttgttcagctctgGTTTCAGCACTCAACTCAGAAACCTCCAGTCTAAGAGAACTGCGTCTGACTGTGAAAAAAATGGATCTGACGCAAACTAAAATAGGAGATTTAGAAGTAAATACCTTCTCCGCGGTACTTGAAAATCCTCACTGTAACGTAAAAAGTTTAAG cTTACGTGAGTGTGGTGTATCAGCTGAAAACTGTGTTGCCCTAATTTCAGCACTAaaatcaaacccctcacacctgagagaactggatctgtccAATAATaaagtaggagactcaggagtaaagtgtctctctgctgtactggaaaatcctcactgtaaactggagacactaaG GTTGCGTGaatgtggtgtctcagatgaaggctgtgctgctctgacttcagctctaagatcaaacccctcacacctgagacaCATAGAGCTAACTTCCAATAATCTAGGAGATTCAGGTTTGAAGTGTATTTCTGCTGTTctggagaatcctcactgtaaactggaggAACTTGG GTTGTGGGATTGTGGTGtttcagatgaaggctgtgctgctctgatgTCAGCtttgagatcaaacccctcacaccttaGAGAATTGGAGCTGTCCATAAATAACTTcagagactcaggagtgaagtgtatcgttgctgtactggagaatcctaaatgtaaactggagacattgtg GTTGTGgggttgtggtgtctcagatgaaggttgtgctgctctgacttcagctcttagatcaaacccctcacacctgaggaAACTAAGTTTGTCAAATAATAATGTAGGAGATTCTGGAATTAAGTGTTTCTCTGCTGTACTGGAGGATCCTGattgtaaactggagacactgag GTTGTATaagtgtggtgtctcagatgaaggctgtgctgctctgacttcagctctgagatcaaacccctcacacctcaGAGAACTGAATCTGTCTCAGaataatgtaggagactcaggagtgaagtgtctctgtgctgtactggagaatcctcactgtaaactgCAGAAACTGTG GTTGTGTgagtgtggtgtctcagatgaaggcgtGGCTTCTCTGACTTtggctctgagatcaaacccctcacacctgagagaactgaatctgtctaataataaaataggcGACTCAGGAAAGAAGCTGCTCTCTGATTTTAAGGAAGATGGCCATTACAAACTACAGACTTTGTG GCTGTCATGA